A genomic region of Notamacropus eugenii isolate mMacEug1 chromosome 3, mMacEug1.pri_v2, whole genome shotgun sequence contains the following coding sequences:
- the BCDIN3D gene encoding RNA 5'-monophosphate methyltransferase → MAAPILPAAEAASDEETATAEAGFSQPGAAPYGNFPSYSRFHPPELRLRLLPPALLRRLFPPGGPDPRPLLALDVGCNSGELSIALYRHFLSLEEGGICPVSSRDLRFLCCDIDPVLVDRAEKDCPFPATMSFVTLDIMDPQTREPLLSSFLNQFGRSTFDIVFCMSITMWIHLNHGDNGLLAFLARLASLCRYLLVEPQPWKCYRAAARRLRKLGCHNFDHFRSLTIRGDMADRIIQILTNDHGMELVCCFGSTSWDRSLLLFRANQSSEPTPSL, encoded by the exons ATGGCGGCGCCCATCTTGCCGGCCGCGGAGGCTGCGAGCGACGAGGAAACGGCGACCGCCGAAGCAGGCTTCTCGCAGCCCGGAGCCGCCCCGTACGGAAACTTCCCCAGTTACTCCCGCTTCCACCCGCCCGAGCTGCGGCTTCGCCTGCTGCCCCCGGCGCTGCTGCGGAGGCTGTTTCCCCCCGGAGGCCCCGACCCTCGGCCGCTGCTGGCGCTCGACGTGGGCTGTAACTCCGGG GAGCTGAGTATTGCTCTATACAGACACTTCCTCTCACTTGAAGAGGGAGGGATCTGTCCAGTTTCTTCTAGAGACCTCCGCTTCCTTTGCTGTGACATTGACCCTGTCCTGGTGGATCGAGCTGAGAAAGACTGTCCCTTCCCTGCAACTATGTCCTTTGTTACCTTGGACATCATGGATCCCCAGACCCGGGAGCCCCTTTTGAGTTCCTTTCTGAACCAGTTTGGCCGCTCCACCTTTGATATAGTCTTCTGTATGTCCATCACCATGTGGATCCATCTGAACCATGGCGACAATGGCCTACTTGCATTCCTGGCCCGTCTTGCCTCTCTCTGCCGCTACCTCCTGGTTGAACCACAGCCTTGGAAGTGTTACCGGGCAGCTGCCAGGCGCCTTCGAAAGCTAGGCTGCCATAACTTTGACCACTTTCGTTCTCTCACCATTCGTGGTGACATGGCTGACCGTATCATTCAGATTCTTACCAATGACCATGGCATGGAGCTGGTGTGCTGCTTTGGCAGCACTAGTTGGGACCGAAGTCTCTTGCTCTTCAGGGCAAACCAATCATCAGAGCCTACACCATCCCTGTAA